The Bacteroidales bacterium nucleotide sequence CCAGGAAATTTATTTCTGAAATCTATGAACTTACCAAATCCTTTCCTACTGATGAAAAATTTGGTCTTACAAATCAAATTCGCAGAGCTTCCGTATCAATAGCAGCCAACATTGCTGAGGGAACTTCAAGAACATCCTCAAAAGATCAGGCTCATTTTACCAATCTTTCATACAGTAGTTTAATGGAGGCATTGAACCATCTGTATATCTCTCTGGATTTAAACTACATAACAGATGATCTCCTTTTCT carries:
- a CDS encoding four helix bundle protein; protein product: MKNTDYLFSFEKLNVWQEARKFISEIYELTKSFPTDEKFGLTNQIRRASVSIAANIAEGTSRTSSKDQAHFTNLSYSSLMEALNHLYISLDLNYITDDLLF